One window of Pseudomonas sp. FP198 genomic DNA carries:
- the tyrS gene encoding tyrosine--tRNA ligase: MKSVEEQLALIKRGAEELLVESELIEKLKRGQPLRIKAGFDPTAPDLHLGHTVLINKLRQFQDLGHQVIFLIGDFTGMIGDPSGKSATRPPLTREQVLDNAETYKTQVFKILDPAKTEVAFNSTWMDQMGPADFIRLTSQYTVARMLERDDFDKRYTTNQPIAIHEFLYPLVQGYDSVALRADVELGGTDQKFNLLMGRELQRGYGQEAQCILTMPLLEGLDGVKKMSKSLGNYVGIQEAPGVMYGKLVSIPDVLMWRYFELLSFRSMDEINAFRADVEAGANPRDIKIKLAEEIVARFHGEEAAANAHRAAGNRMKDGELPDDLPEIELTAAEDMPIAAVLNKAGLVKNAAVARDLLGSGGVRIDGEVVDRTFIYKLGSTHVCQAGKKAFARITLKSE; the protein is encoded by the coding sequence ATGAAGTCGGTTGAAGAGCAGCTAGCGCTGATCAAACGTGGTGCGGAAGAACTGTTGGTCGAGTCCGAGCTGATCGAAAAGCTCAAGCGCGGGCAGCCGCTGCGTATCAAGGCCGGTTTCGATCCGACGGCGCCCGATCTGCACCTGGGCCACACCGTGCTTATTAATAAGCTGCGCCAGTTCCAGGATCTGGGGCATCAGGTCATCTTCCTTATAGGTGACTTCACCGGCATGATCGGTGACCCGAGCGGCAAGAGTGCTACGCGTCCTCCGCTGACCCGTGAGCAGGTTCTCGACAACGCCGAGACCTACAAGACCCAGGTTTTCAAGATTCTTGATCCGGCCAAGACCGAAGTGGCTTTCAACTCCACCTGGATGGATCAGATGGGGCCGGCGGATTTCATTCGCCTGACTTCCCAATACACCGTAGCTCGCATGCTCGAGCGCGATGATTTCGACAAGCGTTATACAACCAATCAGCCAATCGCCATCCATGAGTTCCTCTACCCGCTTGTGCAGGGTTATGACTCGGTCGCGTTGCGGGCGGACGTCGAGCTTGGCGGCACCGATCAGAAGTTCAACCTGCTGATGGGGCGTGAGTTGCAGCGCGGCTATGGGCAAGAAGCTCAATGCATCCTGACCATGCCATTGCTGGAAGGTCTGGATGGTGTGAAGAAGATGTCCAAGTCGCTGGGCAACTACGTCGGGATCCAAGAAGCGCCGGGCGTCATGTACGGCAAGTTGGTTTCCATCCCTGATGTGTTGATGTGGCGTTACTTCGAGCTATTGAGCTTCCGCTCCATGGATGAGATCAATGCTTTCCGTGCCGATGTGGAGGCGGGCGCTAATCCGCGTGACATCAAGATCAAGCTGGCCGAGGAGATCGTTGCTCGTTTCCACGGGGAAGAGGCTGCGGCCAACGCTCATCGCGCGGCGGGTAATCGCATGAAGGACGGCGAGCTGCCAGATGATCTGCCGGAGATCGAATTGACTGCTGCCGAGGATATGCCGATTGCGGCGGTTCTGAATAAGGCGGGCTTGGTCAAGAATGCTGCTGTGGCGCGAGACCTCTTGGGTTCGGGCGGCGTGCGTATAGACGGTGAGGTCGTGGATCGCACCTTTATATATAAGCTGGGCTCCACTCATGTGTGCCAGGCCGGCAAGAAGGCTTTCGCACGTATTACGCTCAAATCCGAATAA
- the birA gene encoding bifunctional biotin--[acetyl-CoA-carboxylase] ligase/biotin operon repressor BirA, giving the protein MLTLLKLLKDGRFHSGQALGAGLGISRSAVWKQLQHLEAELGLSVHKVRGKGYRLAKPLLLLDAAEIRAAEGCEWPVHLLDSIDSTNAEALRSIGRGVEAPFLVLAERQIAGRGRRGRKWVSPFAENLYYSLVLRIEGGMRQIEGLSLVVGLAVMHSLRDMGVVEAGLKWPNDVLVGEKKIAGILLELVGDPADVCHVVLGVGVNVNMQSTDEVDQQWTSMSLEAGRDFDRNELVARMSGKLQGYLKLHHASGFAAIQSEWEQYHLWQGRAVSLIAGINRIDGVVMGIDRQGALRLKVDGVEKIFSGGELSLRLRDDS; this is encoded by the coding sequence ATGCTCACGTTGCTAAAACTTCTGAAGGACGGCCGTTTCCATTCGGGCCAGGCGCTGGGTGCTGGGTTAGGTATCAGTCGTAGTGCGGTATGGAAACAATTGCAGCATCTGGAGGCGGAATTAGGCTTGTCTGTGCATAAGGTCCGGGGCAAGGGGTATCGCCTGGCGAAGCCGCTGTTGCTTTTGGATGCGGCCGAAATCCGCGCGGCAGAAGGCTGTGAGTGGCCTGTTCACCTATTAGATTCCATTGATTCAACTAATGCCGAAGCGCTGCGGTCCATCGGGCGTGGCGTGGAAGCGCCATTCCTTGTCCTGGCCGAACGGCAAATAGCCGGTCGGGGGCGTCGCGGCCGCAAATGGGTCAGTCCATTCGCCGAAAACCTCTATTACAGCCTGGTGCTGCGCATTGAAGGTGGCATGCGGCAGATTGAGGGGCTCAGTCTTGTCGTCGGGCTCGCTGTCATGCATTCGTTGCGTGACATGGGAGTCGTTGAGGCGGGGTTGAAGTGGCCTAACGATGTGTTGGTAGGTGAAAAGAAAATCGCCGGCATACTGCTTGAGTTGGTAGGGGACCCTGCGGATGTTTGTCACGTTGTCCTGGGTGTCGGGGTAAACGTGAATATGCAATCGACTGATGAAGTTGATCAGCAGTGGACGTCCATGAGCCTTGAAGCGGGTCGTGATTTTGACCGGAACGAGCTCGTGGCGCGAATGAGTGGAAAGCTTCAGGGGTATCTGAAGCTGCATCATGCGTCGGGATTTGCAGCGATCCAGTCGGAGTGGGAGCAGTACCATTTGTGGCAGGGGCGGGCTGTGTCGCTGATTGCCGGTATCAATCGTATCGACGGCGTGGTGATGGGTATTGATCGCCAAGGTGCGCTGCGTTTGAAGGTGGATGGTGTGGAAAAGATATTCAGTGGTGGCGAGCTCAGCTTGAGGTTGCGTGATGATTCTTGA
- a CDS encoding pantothenate kinase, translated as MILELDCGNSFIKWRVVRADGVTPVGGGVVGSDSDLLASLTGSDKFQLKKCRLVSVRTPEETDLLVASLVETFGVSVARATPTQEMAGVKNGYEDYERLGLDRWLALLGGYHLASGACLVLDFGTAITADFVAPDGQHLGGFICPGMPLMRNQLRTHTRRIRYDDTAAERAHESLAPGRATVEAVERGCMLMLRGFVLTQLELARQYWGEDFEVFLTGGDANLVSGVVPDAKVVPDLVFVGLAMACPLS; from the coding sequence ATGATTCTTGAGCTCGATTGCGGCAATAGCTTTATCAAGTGGCGTGTTGTTCGTGCAGATGGCGTCACCCCGGTTGGCGGTGGTGTAGTCGGCTCGGATAGCGATTTGCTTGCGAGCCTGACAGGCTCAGATAAATTTCAGCTGAAGAAATGCCGTCTTGTCAGTGTCAGGACTCCTGAGGAGACCGATTTGTTGGTCGCCTCCCTGGTAGAGACATTTGGCGTCTCCGTGGCTCGCGCAACTCCTACCCAAGAGATGGCGGGCGTGAAAAACGGCTATGAAGACTATGAGCGCTTGGGGCTTGATCGATGGCTGGCTTTGCTCGGTGGGTATCACCTGGCTTCGGGCGCATGCCTGGTTCTGGATTTTGGCACGGCAATCACAGCAGATTTCGTAGCTCCTGACGGGCAGCACTTGGGAGGGTTCATATGTCCGGGTATGCCTTTGATGCGTAACCAGCTGCGTACCCATACCCGGCGAATCCGCTATGACGATACTGCTGCAGAACGGGCTCACGAGAGTCTTGCTCCTGGCAGGGCAACGGTCGAGGCGGTGGAGCGTGGTTGTATGCTGATGTTGAGAGGCTTCGTGCTGACTCAGCTCGAATTGGCGCGGCAATATTGGGGAGAGGATTTCGAGGTGTTTCTAACGGGAGGGGATGCCAATCTGGTTTCCGGGGTTGTTCCGGATGCCAAGGTCGTGCCTGATCTGGTTTTTGTTGGTTTGGCCATGGCTTGTCCTTTGTCTTGA
- the tuf gene encoding elongation factor Tu: MAKEKFERNKPHVNVGTIGHVDHGKTTLTAALTRVCSEVFGSAKVDFDKIDSAPEEKARGITINTAHVEYDSAVRHYAHVDCPGHADYVKNMITGAAQMDGAILVCSAADGPMPQTREHILLSRQVGVPYIVVFLNKADMVDDAELLELVEMEVRDLLSTYDFPGDDTPIIIGSALMALNGQDDNEMGTTAVKKLVETLDSYIPEPERAIDKPFLMPIEDVFSISGRGTVVTGRVERGIVRIQEEVEIVGLRDTQKTTCTGVEMFRKLLDEGRAGENCGVLLRGTKRDDVERGQVLVKPGTVKPHTKFTAEVYVLSKEEGGRHTPFFKGYRPQFYFRTTDVTGNCELPEGVEMVMPGDNIQMTVTLIKTIAMEDGLRFAIREGGRTVGAGVVAKVIE; the protein is encoded by the coding sequence ATGGCTAAGGAAAAGTTCGAACGTAATAAGCCGCACGTCAACGTCGGTACCATTGGTCACGTCGACCACGGTAAAACCACGCTGACCGCTGCTCTGACCCGTGTCTGCTCCGAAGTTTTCGGTTCGGCCAAGGTTGACTTCGACAAGATCGACAGCGCCCCGGAAGAAAAAGCTCGCGGTATCACCATCAACACCGCTCACGTTGAATACGATTCGGCCGTGCGTCACTACGCACACGTTGACTGCCCAGGTCACGCCGACTACGTAAAAAACATGATTACTGGTGCTGCCCAGATGGACGGTGCGATCCTGGTTTGCTCGGCTGCTGATGGTCCGATGCCGCAAACCCGTGAGCACATCCTGCTGTCCCGTCAGGTAGGCGTTCCGTACATCGTTGTCTTCCTGAACAAGGCTGACATGGTTGACGACGCTGAGCTGCTGGAACTGGTTGAGATGGAAGTGCGCGACCTGCTGAGCACTTACGACTTCCCAGGTGATGACACTCCAATCATCATCGGTTCGGCTCTGATGGCTCTGAACGGCCAAGATGACAACGAAATGGGCACCACGGCGGTGAAGAAGCTGGTTGAGACTCTGGACAGCTACATCCCAGAGCCTGAGCGCGCTATCGATAAGCCGTTCCTGATGCCAATCGAAGACGTATTCTCGATCTCCGGTCGCGGTACTGTTGTGACTGGTCGTGTTGAGCGTGGCATCGTCCGTATCCAGGAAGAGGTTGAGATCGTCGGTCTGCGCGACACTCAGAAAACTACCTGCACCGGCGTTGAAATGTTCCGCAAGCTGCTCGACGAAGGTCGTGCTGGCGAGAACTGCGGCGTGCTGCTGCGTGGCACCAAGCGTGACGATGTTGAGCGTGGCCAGGTGCTGGTCAAGCCAGGCACCGTCAAGCCGCACACCAAGTTCACCGCAGAAGTTTATGTTCTGAGCAAGGAAGAAGGCGGCCGTCATACTCCGTTCTTCAAAGGCTACCGTCCACAGTTCTACTTCCGTACAACTGACGTGACTGGTAACTGCGAGCTGCCAGAAGGCGTTGAAATGGTAATGCCAGGTGACAACATCCAGATGACTGTCACTCTGATCAAGACCATCGCGATGGAAGACGGTCTGCGTTTCGCTATCCGTGAAGGCGGTCGTACCGTCGGCGCCGGCGTCGTAGCCAAAGTCATCGAGTAA
- the secE gene encoding preprotein translocase subunit SecE, with product MTPKAEAQGSRFDLLKWLVVVALVVVGVVGNQYFSASPILYRVLALLAIAAVAAFVGLQTAKGKSFFVLAKEARTEIRKVVWPTRQETTQTTLIVVAVVLVMALLLWGLDSLLGWLVSLIVG from the coding sequence ATGACTCCTAAAGCTGAAGCTCAAGGCTCTCGCTTCGATCTGCTCAAGTGGCTAGTGGTAGTCGCTTTGGTGGTTGTTGGCGTTGTTGGCAATCAGTATTTTTCTGCTTCGCCGATCCTGTACCGCGTACTTGCATTGCTTGCTATTGCTGCTGTTGCTGCCTTTGTAGGCCTGCAAACAGCCAAGGGCAAGTCTTTCTTTGTACTCGCTAAGGAAGCTCGCACCGAGATTCGTAAAGTCGTATGGCCGACTCGCCAAGAAACCACGCAGACCACGTTGATCGTTGTGGCTGTTGTTCTGGTAATGGCGTTGCTGTTGTGGGGGCTTGATTCCCTGCTCGGCTGGCTTGTTTCCTTGATTGTTGGCTAA
- the nusG gene encoding transcription termination/antitermination protein NusG, with protein sequence MAKRWYVVHAYSGYEKHVMRSLVERVKLAGMEDGFGEILVPTEEVVEMRNGQKRKSERKFFPGYVLVQMDMNEGTWHLVKDTPRVMGFIGGTADKPAPITDKEAEAILRRVADGSDKPKPKTLFEPGEVVRVTDGPFADFNGTVEEVNYEKSRIQVAVLIFGRSTPVELEFSQVEKV encoded by the coding sequence GTGGCTAAGCGTTGGTACGTTGTGCATGCTTACTCGGGTTACGAGAAGCATGTCATGCGCTCGCTGGTAGAGCGCGTAAAGCTGGCTGGCATGGAAGATGGCTTTGGCGAGATTCTGGTCCCCACTGAAGAAGTGGTGGAGATGCGTAACGGCCAGAAGCGCAAAAGTGAACGCAAGTTCTTCCCAGGCTATGTGCTGGTACAGATGGATATGAACGAAGGGACTTGGCATTTGGTCAAGGATACCCCTCGGGTGATGGGCTTCATCGGCGGAACCGCCGACAAGCCTGCGCCGATCACTGACAAAGAGGCAGAAGCAATTCTGCGTCGCGTCGCTGATGGTAGCGACAAGCCGAAGCCGAAGACGTTGTTTGAACCAGGTGAAGTTGTACGGGTCACTGATGGTCCATTCGCCGACTTCAATGGTACGGTCGAAGAAGTTAACTACGAAAAGAGCCGGATCCAAGTGGCAGTGCTCATTTTCGGTCGCTCTACTCCGGTAGAGTTGGAGTTCAGTCAGGTCGAAAAGGTCTGA
- the rplK gene encoding 50S ribosomal protein L11, which produces MAKKITAYIKLQVKAAQANPSPPVGPALGQHGVNIMEFCKAFNARTQGLEPGLPTPVIITVYSDRSFTFETKSTPASVLLKKAAGLTSGSARPNTVKVGTVTRAQLEEIAKTKNADLTAADMDAAVRTIAGSARSMGLNVEGV; this is translated from the coding sequence ATGGCCAAGAAGATTACCGCTTACATCAAGCTGCAAGTGAAGGCCGCTCAGGCTAACCCAAGCCCACCCGTTGGTCCTGCACTGGGTCAACACGGCGTGAACATCATGGAATTCTGCAAGGCTTTCAACGCCCGTACCCAGGGTCTTGAGCCAGGTCTGCCGACTCCAGTGATCATCACTGTCTACAGCGACCGTAGCTTCACTTTCGAAACAAAAAGCACCCCTGCTTCGGTTCTGCTGAAGAAGGCTGCAGGTTTGACCAGCGGTTCCGCTCGTCCAAACACCGTTAAGGTTGGCACCGTTACCCGTGCTCAGCTGGAAGAAATCGCGAAAACCAAAAACGCGGATCTGACTGCAGCTGATATGGATGCAGCCGTGCGTACTATCGCCGGTTCTGCTCGTAGCATGGGCCTTAACGTGGAGGGTGTGTAA
- the rplA gene encoding 50S ribosomal protein L1, with product MAKLTKRQKAIAGKIEAGKAYNFVDAAALLAELSTVKFSESFDVAVNLGVDPRKSDQVVRSATVLPHGTGKTVRVAVFTQGPAAEAALAAGADRVGMDDLAAEMKGGDLNYDVVIASPDAMRVVGQLGQILGPRGLMPNPKVGTVTPDVATAVKNAKAGQVRYRTDKNGIIHTSVGKIGFDAVKLKENVEALIADLKRIKPASSKGIYVKRVTLSTTMGPGLIIDQSSLDA from the coding sequence ATGGCTAAGCTGACCAAGCGTCAAAAGGCTATCGCCGGCAAAATCGAAGCAGGCAAGGCCTACAACTTTGTAGACGCCGCCGCTCTGCTGGCCGAGCTGTCGACTGTCAAGTTCAGCGAGTCGTTTGACGTTGCTGTAAACCTGGGCGTTGACCCACGTAAATCCGACCAGGTCGTTCGTAGCGCTACCGTGCTGCCGCACGGCACTGGCAAGACCGTACGTGTTGCCGTGTTCACCCAGGGCCCGGCAGCTGAAGCTGCTCTGGCTGCTGGTGCTGATCGCGTAGGCATGGACGACCTGGCTGCCGAAATGAAAGGCGGCGACCTGAACTATGACGTCGTGATCGCATCCCCGGATGCCATGCGTGTTGTAGGCCAGTTGGGTCAGATCCTCGGTCCACGTGGCCTGATGCCTAACCCTAAGGTTGGTACCGTGACTCCAGACGTAGCCACCGCGGTTAAAAACGCTAAGGCTGGTCAGGTACGTTATCGCACCGACAAAAACGGCATCATCCACACTTCCGTTGGCAAGATCGGCTTCGACGCCGTCAAGCTGAAGGAAAACGTTGAAGCCCTGATCGCTGATCTGAAGCGTATCAAGCCAGCTTCTTCGAAAGGTATCTACGTCAAGCGCGTTACCCTGAGCACCACTATGGGCCCAGGTCTGATCATCGATCAGAGCTCGCTCGACGCGTAA
- the rplJ gene encoding 50S ribosomal protein L10 encodes MAIKLEDKKAIVAEVNEAAKAALSAVVADARGVTVGAMTGLRKEAREAGVYVRVVRNTLLKRAVADTEYSVLNDVFTGPTLIAFSTQHPGAAARLFKEFAKGQDKFEIKAAAFEGKFLAANQIDVLATLPTRDEAISQLMSVIQGATSKLARTLAALRDQKEAAAA; translated from the coding sequence GTGGCAATTAAACTCGAAGACAAGAAGGCCATCGTCGCTGAAGTCAACGAGGCTGCCAAAGCTGCTCTGTCCGCTGTCGTGGCTGATGCCCGTGGCGTAACAGTAGGCGCTATGACCGGACTCCGTAAAGAGGCTCGTGAAGCTGGCGTTTACGTACGTGTTGTACGTAACACCCTGCTCAAGCGCGCTGTTGCTGACACTGAATACAGTGTTCTCAACGACGTGTTCACCGGCCCGACCTTGATCGCGTTCTCCACCCAACATCCAGGCGCTGCTGCCCGTTTGTTCAAGGAATTCGCCAAAGGTCAGGACAAGTTCGAGATTAAGGCAGCTGCGTTCGAGGGCAAGTTCCTCGCAGCTAACCAGATCGACGTACTGGCAACTCTGCCGACCCGTGACGAAGCAATTTCTCAGCTGATGAGCGTGATTCAAGGCGCAACCAGCAAATTGGCTCGTACTCTGGCGGCACTGCGCGACCAGAAAGAAGCTGCCGCAGCCTAA
- the rplL gene encoding 50S ribosomal protein L7/L12 gives MSISQNDILEAVGNMSVMEVVELIKAFEEKFGVTAAAASAGPAVAAAVAEEQTEFNVMLTEAGEKKVNVIKAVRELTGLGLKEAKAVVDGAPAMVLEAVAKDAADKAKAVLEEAGAKVELK, from the coding sequence ATGTCTATCTCTCAAAACGATATCCTCGAAGCCGTTGGCAACATGTCCGTAATGGAAGTTGTTGAGCTGATCAAAGCTTTCGAAGAAAAATTCGGTGTTACCGCTGCTGCTGCTTCCGCTGGTCCAGCTGTTGCTGCTGCCGTTGCTGAAGAGCAAACCGAATTCAACGTCATGCTGACCGAAGCTGGCGAGAAGAAAGTTAACGTGATCAAGGCAGTACGTGAACTGACCGGTCTGGGCCTGAAAGAAGCCAAGGCTGTAGTTGACGGCGCTCCTGCCATGGTTCTGGAAGCTGTTGCCAAAGACGCAGCTGACAAAGCCAAAGCAGTACTGGAAGAAGCAGGCGCTAAAGTCGAGCTGAAGTAA